In Ascaphus truei isolate aAscTru1 chromosome 12, aAscTru1.hap1, whole genome shotgun sequence, the following are encoded in one genomic region:
- the DHCR7 gene encoding 7-dehydrocholesterol reductase isoform X1: MGDRRKMNASKGDHKKIGNGEKENLGQWGRAWEVDWFSLASVIFLLMFAPLIVYYFIMACDQYQCALTGPILDIYTGTSQLSDIWNKTPLLNWRAANIYIAWVSFQVFLYMLIPDICHKFLPGYVGGVQEGARTPAGIINKYEINGLQAWIITHILWFANAYYFHWFSPTIIIDNWIPLLWCANILGYAVSTFVLIKAYLFPTNANDCKFTGNFFYNYMMGIEFNPRIGKWFDFKLFFNGRPGIIAWTLINLSYAAKQQELYGQVTNSMILVNVLQAVYVVDFFWNEAWYLKTIDICHDHFGWYLGWGDCVWLPYLYTLQGLYLVYNPVQLSTTAAVGVLLLGLIGYYIFRMTNHQKDLFRHTNGNCKIWGKKPKYIECSYTSVDGKRHYSKLMISGFWGVARHLNYTGDLMGSLAYCLTCGFDHLLPYFYILYMTILLVHRCIRDEHRCSSKYGKDWRLYTDAVPHRLLPGIF, translated from the exons ATGGGTGACCGCCGAAAAATGAATGCATCCAAAGGAGATCACAAAAAAATCGGAAATGGGGAAAAGGAAAATCTGGGTCAATGGGGAAGAGCCTG GGAAGTCGACTGGTTTTCCCTGGCCAGCGTCATCTTCTTGCTGATGTTTGCCCCTCTaattgtgtattattttattatgGCATGTGATCAGTACCAGTGCGCACTCACTGGTCCTATCCTGGACATATATACGGGCACTTCTCAGCTGTCTGACATCTGGAACAAGACCCCACTTTTGAACTGGAGGGCGGCCAACATCTATATAGCTTGGGTTTCTTTCCAG GTGTTTCTCTACATGTTAATTCCTGACATTTGCCACAAGTTTCTACCCGGATATGTGGGTGGGGTGCAAGAAGGGGCCCGAACACCTGCAG GCATAATTAACAAGTATGAAATCAACGGACTTCAGGCCTGGATAATCACCCATATTCTCTGGTTTGCCAATGCATACTACTTCCACTGGTTCTCGCCAACCATCATCATCGACAACTGGATTCCTTTGTTGTGGTGTGCCAATATTTTGGGTTATGCCGTGTCCACGTTTGTATTGATTAAAGCCTACCTCTTTCCCACGAATGCAAATGACTG CAAATTCACCGGCAATTTCTTCTACAACTACATGATGGGGATTGAATTTAACCCCCGTATAGGAAAGTGGTTTGATTTCAAGTTATTCTTCAATGGACGCCCTGGTATTATTGCCTGGACTCTAATAAATCTGTCGTATGCGGCAAAGCAGCAAGAGTTATATGGCCAGGTCACCAATTCAATGATTCTCGTCAATGTTCTTCAG GCTGTTTATGTAGTGGACTTTTTCTGGAATGAAGCCTGGTACCTGAAAACCATTGACATTTGCCATGATCATTTTGGCTGGTATCTGGGATGGGGAGACTGTGTCTGGCTGCCTTATCTCTATACTCTACAG GGTCTATATTTGGTGTATAACCCTGTGCAGCTGTCCACAACGGCTGCAGTGGGGGTTCTTTTGCTAGGTTTGATTGGCTACTACATCTTCAGGATGACCAACCACCAAAAAGACCTGTTTCGACACACCAATGGCAACTGCAAGATATGGGGCAAAAAACCCAAATACATTGAATGCTCTTACACGTCTGTGGATGGCAAGAGGCACTACAGCAAGCTCATGATTTCCGGCTTCTGGGGAGTCGCACGGCATCTTAACTACACCGGAGACTTGATGGGTTCTTTGGCTTACTGCCTAACATGCGGCTTTGATCACCtactgccttatttctacatccTATACATGACCATTTTGCTGGTTCACCGCTGCATACGAGATGAGCATCGTTGCTCCAGCAAGTACGGAAAGGACTGGAGGCTTTACACGGACGCTGTGCCCCACAGGTTACTACCTGGAATATTTTAA
- the DHCR7 gene encoding 7-dehydrocholesterol reductase isoform X2 — MGKSLYQCALTGPILDIYTGTSQLSDIWNKTPLLNWRAANIYIAWVSFQVFLYMLIPDICHKFLPGYVGGVQEGARTPAGIINKYEINGLQAWIITHILWFANAYYFHWFSPTIIIDNWIPLLWCANILGYAVSTFVLIKAYLFPTNANDCKFTGNFFYNYMMGIEFNPRIGKWFDFKLFFNGRPGIIAWTLINLSYAAKQQELYGQVTNSMILVNVLQAVYVVDFFWNEAWYLKTIDICHDHFGWYLGWGDCVWLPYLYTLQGLYLVYNPVQLSTTAAVGVLLLGLIGYYIFRMTNHQKDLFRHTNGNCKIWGKKPKYIECSYTSVDGKRHYSKLMISGFWGVARHLNYTGDLMGSLAYCLTCGFDHLLPYFYILYMTILLVHRCIRDEHRCSSKYGKDWRLYTDAVPHRLLPGIF, encoded by the exons ATGGGGAAGAGCCTG TACCAGTGCGCACTCACTGGTCCTATCCTGGACATATATACGGGCACTTCTCAGCTGTCTGACATCTGGAACAAGACCCCACTTTTGAACTGGAGGGCGGCCAACATCTATATAGCTTGGGTTTCTTTCCAG GTGTTTCTCTACATGTTAATTCCTGACATTTGCCACAAGTTTCTACCCGGATATGTGGGTGGGGTGCAAGAAGGGGCCCGAACACCTGCAG GCATAATTAACAAGTATGAAATCAACGGACTTCAGGCCTGGATAATCACCCATATTCTCTGGTTTGCCAATGCATACTACTTCCACTGGTTCTCGCCAACCATCATCATCGACAACTGGATTCCTTTGTTGTGGTGTGCCAATATTTTGGGTTATGCCGTGTCCACGTTTGTATTGATTAAAGCCTACCTCTTTCCCACGAATGCAAATGACTG CAAATTCACCGGCAATTTCTTCTACAACTACATGATGGGGATTGAATTTAACCCCCGTATAGGAAAGTGGTTTGATTTCAAGTTATTCTTCAATGGACGCCCTGGTATTATTGCCTGGACTCTAATAAATCTGTCGTATGCGGCAAAGCAGCAAGAGTTATATGGCCAGGTCACCAATTCAATGATTCTCGTCAATGTTCTTCAG GCTGTTTATGTAGTGGACTTTTTCTGGAATGAAGCCTGGTACCTGAAAACCATTGACATTTGCCATGATCATTTTGGCTGGTATCTGGGATGGGGAGACTGTGTCTGGCTGCCTTATCTCTATACTCTACAG GGTCTATATTTGGTGTATAACCCTGTGCAGCTGTCCACAACGGCTGCAGTGGGGGTTCTTTTGCTAGGTTTGATTGGCTACTACATCTTCAGGATGACCAACCACCAAAAAGACCTGTTTCGACACACCAATGGCAACTGCAAGATATGGGGCAAAAAACCCAAATACATTGAATGCTCTTACACGTCTGTGGATGGCAAGAGGCACTACAGCAAGCTCATGATTTCCGGCTTCTGGGGAGTCGCACGGCATCTTAACTACACCGGAGACTTGATGGGTTCTTTGGCTTACTGCCTAACATGCGGCTTTGATCACCtactgccttatttctacatccTATACATGACCATTTTGCTGGTTCACCGCTGCATACGAGATGAGCATCGTTGCTCCAGCAAGTACGGAAAGGACTGGAGGCTTTACACGGACGCTGTGCCCCACAGGTTACTACCTGGAATATTTTAA